The proteins below are encoded in one region of Rhodopirellula halodulae:
- the glgX gene encoding glycogen debranching protein GlgX: MSPTENAGSSAPLGATIVAGGVNFSLYSRAATGVELLLFDHQNDVAPAQVVPLDPIRNRTYHYWHTFVPGLRPGQLYGYRVDGPRRPERGFRFDANKVLLDPYGRGVSVPDGYSRDAASMPGDNTATSMKSVVIDPSAYDWEDDQSPNRPASQTIVYEMHVRGFTRHPSSKLDSSKRGTYAGLIEKIPYLQQLGITAIELLPVFQFDVQDAPKGKINYWGYAPISFFAPHTNYSSCQNPLGAVNEFRDMVKALHRAGIEVILDVVFNHTAEGNEDGPTLCFRGIDNPTYYMLEDRGQRYANYSGCGNTLNTNHPIVRRLIVDSLRYWVEEMHVDGFRFDLASILSRDGSGKPQPNPPVLWDIESDPVLAGTKLIAEAWDAAGLYQVGSFVGDAWREWNGRFRDDVRDFFRGQPGTVPRIADRIVGSPQIYGHKEREVEQSLNFVTCHDGFTLNDLVSYNEKQNQDNGEDNRDGDDDNRSWNCGAEGPTEDPLINKIRDRQVKNFLATTLLSLGVPMIRMGDEIRHTQRGNNNAYCQDNELSWFDWTNLQRHPELHRFVSLICARRSQRNPDHERQRCSVNQMLRDAKKTWHGIRLDQPDWSDSSHCIAFGGELPKANMQFHFILSAYWEPLQFELPQLFGSHWRRWIDTALDSPEDITPWDEAPIVDGDSYHVADRSVVMLYAIKHETTHN, from the coding sequence ATGAGCCCCACCGAAAACGCCGGATCAAGTGCGCCCTTGGGGGCCACGATCGTCGCTGGTGGCGTCAACTTCAGCCTCTATTCACGCGCGGCGACAGGAGTTGAGTTGCTGCTGTTTGATCATCAAAACGATGTCGCCCCTGCCCAGGTGGTCCCGCTCGATCCCATTCGCAACCGGACCTATCACTACTGGCATACGTTTGTTCCTGGACTGAGGCCCGGTCAATTGTATGGTTACCGAGTGGATGGGCCACGCCGGCCTGAGCGGGGCTTTCGTTTCGACGCCAACAAGGTTTTGCTCGACCCCTATGGCCGTGGCGTGAGTGTGCCCGACGGGTACAGCCGTGATGCAGCCTCCATGCCAGGCGACAACACAGCGACATCCATGAAAAGTGTTGTGATCGATCCGTCCGCCTATGACTGGGAAGATGATCAGTCTCCCAATCGCCCGGCGTCGCAGACGATCGTTTACGAGATGCACGTGCGTGGCTTCACCCGCCATCCTAGTTCCAAGCTGGATTCATCGAAGCGGGGCACGTATGCAGGACTAATCGAAAAAATCCCCTATCTGCAGCAACTCGGCATCACTGCGATCGAGTTGCTTCCTGTCTTTCAGTTCGATGTCCAGGACGCGCCAAAAGGGAAGATCAACTACTGGGGTTACGCACCGATTTCATTCTTCGCGCCGCACACGAACTACAGTTCATGCCAGAATCCACTTGGCGCAGTCAACGAATTTCGCGACATGGTCAAGGCGCTGCACCGCGCCGGAATCGAAGTCATTCTGGATGTGGTGTTCAACCACACCGCCGAAGGAAACGAAGACGGACCAACACTCTGTTTTCGTGGCATTGATAACCCGACCTACTACATGCTCGAAGATCGTGGGCAGCGCTACGCAAATTACTCTGGGTGCGGCAATACACTCAACACGAACCATCCGATCGTTCGCCGGTTGATCGTCGACAGTCTTCGCTACTGGGTCGAAGAAATGCATGTGGACGGGTTTCGGTTTGACTTGGCATCGATCTTATCGCGAGATGGCTCGGGCAAACCACAGCCCAATCCACCGGTGCTGTGGGACATTGAATCCGATCCCGTTCTAGCGGGAACCAAATTGATCGCTGAGGCTTGGGACGCCGCCGGGCTGTATCAGGTTGGCAGCTTTGTTGGCGACGCATGGCGAGAATGGAATGGACGATTCCGCGATGACGTCCGTGATTTCTTTCGAGGGCAACCGGGGACCGTCCCTCGGATTGCAGATCGAATCGTCGGCAGTCCTCAAATTTACGGGCACAAAGAACGGGAAGTGGAACAAAGCCTCAACTTTGTGACCTGTCACGATGGCTTCACCCTCAACGACCTCGTTTCCTACAACGAGAAACAGAACCAAGACAACGGGGAAGACAACCGAGACGGAGACGATGACAACCGCAGTTGGAACTGTGGTGCAGAAGGCCCAACCGAAGATCCCTTGATCAACAAAATTCGCGACCGCCAAGTCAAGAACTTTCTGGCCACGACACTGCTATCGCTCGGTGTTCCCATGATTCGAATGGGCGACGAAATTCGGCACACACAAAGAGGCAACAACAACGCTTACTGCCAAGACAACGAACTCAGTTGGTTCGACTGGACCAATTTGCAGCGGCACCCGGAATTGCACCGTTTTGTCTCCCTGATTTGCGCACGCCGCAGTCAACGCAACCCGGATCACGAACGCCAACGGTGCAGCGTCAATCAGATGCTGCGAGACGCGAAAAAAACGTGGCACGGGATCCGACTCGATCAACCTGATTGGAGCGATTCATCCCATTGCATTGCGTTCGGTGGCGAATTGCCGAAAGCCAACATGCAGTTCCATTTCATTCTCAGTGCCTATTGGGAACCACTGCAATTTGAGTTGCCCCAATTGTTTGGAAGTCACTGGCGGCGATGGATCGATACCGCCCTGGATTCACCGGAGGACATCACTCCTTGGGACGAGGCTCCCATTGTTGATGGGGATTCATATCACGTGGCAGATCGTTCTGTCGTGATGCTGTACGCAATCAAACATGAAACGACCCACAAT